Genomic DNA from Cucurbita pepo subsp. pepo cultivar mu-cu-16 chromosome LG13, ASM280686v2, whole genome shotgun sequence:
GCTTATTATCGCCCTCTCCTCGAGCTTTAGACAACGCGATTCTGAGGTCGGCGTCTATAACGACGTATTGATACGATCCCATCGAGTAACATCTCCTAGCATCCAAGTTACTACTGCTGGTCTCTCCAACTTCGGTTGTCTCTACAGCTTCTACAGCATTCATCCTCCTGAATTTTCCTAGTCTAACTGGGAAAACCCCCTTTTCATTCACTACCTCTTGAATTTCCATTGTCTTCTGACAATTAGGTAACCTGTAATCTGCATTACCACCacattcatcttcttctcctaGATCGTCGAAATCATACATCGGATTTTCGATCGAATAACCGGGATTAAAGAGGGTTCCACGACAAAGAGGACATGTCGAATTTGACAAGAGCCAAGTGTCTATACAGTTGACATGGAAGGCATGGCTGCACATAGGAAGTAATCTGAGTTGATCCTTCTCAGAAAACTCACACAAACAAACAGCACAATCAAATGGCTCCTTGAGACCCACAATTTCTTTATACTGAAAAACAGGAAGTGCATCTATAAAAGCTTGATCCAAACCAGAATCATGGAGATGGAAGAGCTGCTGAAGCTGTCTCTGAAGTGCATCAGAAGGAGAAAGTTGTGGGTTTCTGTTGGATTGAGAGGAGGGTGAGGTAGATGGGTGCTTTATAAGGAATCTAACAAGAAGATGGAGCAAACCAgagatgaaaaacaaaacagccAAAATAACTATGATAAACAGAACTGCTGGACTTATCCTCGTACCAGACGAGGTTGTAGATGGCACTGCTGGTGGGTTTGGTTCCTTATTGTAAATTCCATCAAAAggggttgaagaagaagtcaTTACAGGAGGAGGGTAGCTCAAAAACGCATCGTTTTGAAAGATTTGATGCCGAATCCGAGCCATATTCAAATGGGGTTTCTCCAGAAACCACTTTTGACattccaaaatcaaaatactcACATAGATCGAACAAACCCCCACAACTTCGATACACAGATATAGCAAAAGTAGAAGCAATAGCAGCCAGAAGTGTCACAAACTACAGAACCGCCCTCTTTAATCGATAATAAAATGACAAATCGGTGatggggaaagaaaagaaaacataaaatattcaaaactcACCGCTTAAGcagatttaaagaaaaagaaaataaaatagaatgatGAACTAGTTCAGAGCAAGAAAAGAAACCCTAGAACAGAGAAGATGGGTTATAGGGGGATAGATACCTTTCTCTTTTGTCTCATTTGGAGAGAACGGGAGAAGCCCAGAAGAGTGACAGAGACAAGAGTTGAgggggaaggggaaggggaaggggaaagggaaaggaagCGGTGGAGTGAGAACACGCGCGGGGAGTGCGCGTGGGAAAGTAATAGGTCAACCATAAGAGACAAAGTGCGGGCTTGAATTAGATTTAGAGTTATACACtaaatcttttgttttatactataaatttttaaattttaaatatactcttttaattttttttaaattttgtgtgtAATGATAtctgttaaatttaaaattgatgatatcattattaaaaacaaaatttaaatttatatataataaattaattattttgttagaaagaagataaaaataattaatgagaACAAAAAGTTTATTGGCATTTATTTGAAGCTATTTATGAGATAAAATTGTCAACTGCTTTGGTTCAAGACTTTACTTGAAGTTTGGGTAAGTAATTGGTTCTTTCAAGGTTGCAACATGTGAAtgggttttttatttttttttattttttaataaatataaaataaaataaaattgagatcAATACATTTTCCACTAAATTTcctttttgatatttaattatttaagaaacttttaaaagtgcACCATAAATCTatggaattttaattttgtatataaataattactgAAATATTcgacttttaaattatataaaaagaattttt
This window encodes:
- the LOC111808854 gene encoding RING-H2 finger protein ATL46-like isoform X1 translates to MARIRHQIFQNDAFLSYPPPVMTSSSTPFDGIYNKEPNPPAVPSTTSSGTRISPAVLFIIVILAVLFFISGLLHLLVRFLIKHPSTSPSSQSNRNPQLSPSDALQRQLQQLFHLHDSGLDQAFIDALPVFQYKEIVGLKEPFDCAVCLCEFSEKDQLRLLPMCSHAFHVNCIDTWLLSNSTCPLCRGTLFNPGYSIENPMYDFDDLGEEDECGGNADYRLPNCQKTMEIQEVVNEKGVFPVRLGKFRRMNAVEAVETTEVGETSSSNLDARRCYSMGSYQYVVIDADLRIALSKARGEGDNKQPCKGTDSNSISPVQADLDGKKLNSVAKGESYSVSKIWLWSKKGKYSSSTEPSQPIGMDSSLNTDLPWLRQTQGPS
- the LOC111808854 gene encoding RING-H2 finger protein ATL46-like isoform X2, encoding MARIRHQIFQNDAFLSYPPPVMTSSSTPFDGIYNKEPNPPAVPSTTSSGTRISPAVLFIIVILAVLFFISGLLHLLVRFLIKHPSTSPSSQSNRNPQLSPSDALQRQLQQLFHLHDSGLDQAFIDALPVFQYKEIVGLKEPFDCAVCLCEFSEKDQLRLLPMCSHAFHVNCIDTWLLSNSTCPLCRGTLFNPGYSIENPMYDFDDLGEEDECGGNADYRLPNCQKTMEIQEVVNEKGVFPVRLGKFRRMNAVEAVETTEVGETSSSNLDARRCYSMGSYQYVVIDADLRIALSKARGEGDNKQPCKGTDSNSISPVQADLDGKKLNSVAKGESYSVSKIWLWSKKGKYSSSTEPSQPIVLNVGDLNSNI